From the genome of Flavobacterium luteolum, one region includes:
- a CDS encoding quinol:cytochrome C oxidoreductase: MYTFSSKLKTFSIILMAVGLLGIGYGFLSAPKDIQEVEKILAADEHGSHGAAHEEKAEASHKEAGHHEAAEVAHDSHKGAEHAEVSGANEHEKHLEHVLHQLQNKPWSAVYVACIFFLLLSMGVLAFYAIQQVAQAGWSPVLFRVMQGITAYLPAGSIIFFILLVLCGLHFNHIFVWLGEGVTDPKSPNYDAIIAGKSGYLNFPFWIARAFIFLLGWNIYRHFSRKNCLAQDEANDDLYYKKNFKASAGFLVFFIVSESIMSWDWIMSFDPHWFSTLFGWYVFASFFVSGITSIALVTIYLKSKGYLEYVNTSHIHDLAKFMFGISVFWTYLWFSQFMLIWYANIPEEVTYFVTRIQLYNLPFFGAVVMNFVFPLLILINTDFKRLNWVVVMAGIVILLGHYVDFFNMIMPGTVGDKWFIGVPEIASILFFLGLFIFVVFTALTKSPLLAKRNPFIEESKHFHY; encoded by the coding sequence ATGTATACATTTTCAAGTAAATTAAAAACTTTTTCTATCATCTTAATGGCTGTTGGTCTATTAGGAATTGGGTATGGTTTTTTAAGTGCACCAAAGGATATTCAAGAAGTTGAAAAAATACTTGCGGCAGATGAACATGGTTCTCATGGCGCTGCGCATGAAGAAAAAGCGGAGGCATCTCATAAAGAAGCAGGTCATCATGAGGCTGCTGAAGTTGCACATGACTCTCACAAAGGAGCTGAGCATGCAGAAGTTTCTGGTGCAAATGAGCACGAAAAACATTTAGAACACGTATTGCACCAATTGCAAAATAAGCCTTGGTCTGCTGTATATGTAGCTTGTATTTTCTTTTTACTGCTTTCAATGGGAGTTTTAGCTTTCTATGCTATTCAACAAGTTGCGCAAGCAGGTTGGTCTCCAGTTTTATTTAGAGTTATGCAAGGTATAACAGCTTATTTGCCAGCTGGTTCTATAATCTTCTTTATACTTTTAGTATTATGTGGATTGCATTTTAATCACATCTTCGTATGGTTAGGAGAAGGCGTAACTGATCCTAAAAGCCCAAACTATGATGCTATCATTGCTGGGAAATCTGGATATTTAAACTTTCCTTTCTGGATCGCTAGAGCTTTTATCTTTTTATTAGGATGGAATATCTACCGTCATTTTTCTAGAAAAAACTGTTTGGCACAAGATGAAGCTAATGATGATCTTTACTACAAAAAGAACTTCAAAGCATCTGCAGGATTTTTAGTATTCTTTATCGTTTCTGAGTCTATTATGTCTTGGGATTGGATTATGTCTTTTGATCCACACTGGTTTAGTACTTTATTTGGATGGTATGTATTTGCTTCTTTCTTTGTAAGCGGTATTACATCTATTGCATTAGTAACAATTTATTTAAAGTCAAAAGGATATTTGGAGTATGTAAATACAAGCCATATCCATGATTTAGCTAAGTTCATGTTTGGTATTAGTGTATTCTGGACTTATTTATGGTTCTCTCAATTTATGTTGATTTGGTACGCTAACATTCCAGAAGAGGTAACTTATTTTGTGACAAGAATTCAATTATATAACCTTCCTTTCTTTGGAGCGGTTGTTATGAACTTTGTTTTCCCATTATTAATATTAATCAATACTGACTTCAAACGTCTTAACTGGGTTGTTGTTATGGCTGGTATTGTAATATTATTAGGTCATTATGTTGATTTCTTTAATATGATTATGCCTGGTACTGTAGGAGACAAATGGTTTATTGGAGTTCCTGAAATTGCATCGATTCTTTTCTTCTTAGGTCTATTTATATTTGTTGTATTTACTGCATTAACTAAATCTCCTTTGCTTGCAAAAAGAAATCCTTTCATCGAGGAAAGTAAACATTTTCATTATTAA
- a CDS encoding cytochrome c oxidase subunit II, with protein MTSLLVIIVLVLLAVALWQLTKIFDLTQVGTSSDDSQVASDNDNNIQGYIMFGFLAFIYIFTIYGLLKWGNLALHTPASEHGLLVDNLMNITWVLIFIVQVITQGLLYWFSFKNRGNKDKKALFFADSNKLEAIWSIIPSVVLACLILYGLYAWNNIMFVDKDEDVIEIELYAQQFKWTARYAGQDNVLGKANVRLIEGVNTLGVDMSDPNAQDDIVVSELHIPKGKKVHFKMRSQDVLHSAYFPHFRAQMNCVPGMVTEFAFVPTYTTSEYRELPFMVEKVAHINKLRAEKSAELVAKGGTALDPYTFDYLLLCNKICGASHYNMQMKVVVDTPEDYKKWLSEKTTLAQDIKAAKAAEKPAEGAAPTTDTAAKVIDTVKTVVDTVKAAVAKVAMK; from the coding sequence ATGACAAGTTTGTTGGTAATTATAGTTTTAGTTTTATTAGCAGTTGCACTATGGCAATTGACGAAGATATTTGATCTTACTCAGGTAGGAACTTCTTCGGATGATTCACAAGTTGCATCTGATAATGATAATAATATTCAGGGATATATTATGTTTGGCTTTTTGGCTTTCATTTATATATTTACTATTTATGGTTTACTAAAATGGGGTAATTTGGCACTTCATACTCCTGCTTCTGAGCATGGACTTTTAGTAGATAATTTAATGAATATTACTTGGGTTTTAATCTTTATAGTTCAAGTTATTACACAAGGTTTGCTTTACTGGTTTTCTTTTAAAAATAGAGGAAATAAAGATAAAAAAGCATTATTTTTTGCAGATAGTAATAAATTAGAAGCAATCTGGAGTATCATTCCATCTGTGGTTTTAGCTTGTTTAATTCTTTATGGATTATATGCTTGGAATAACATTATGTTCGTTGATAAAGATGAAGATGTAATCGAGATTGAATTATATGCTCAACAGTTTAAATGGACAGCAAGATACGCTGGGCAAGATAATGTATTAGGGAAAGCAAACGTACGTTTAATTGAAGGAGTAAATACATTAGGAGTTGATATGTCAGATCCAAATGCTCAAGATGATATCGTAGTTTCAGAATTGCATATTCCTAAAGGTAAAAAAGTTCACTTTAAAATGCGTTCTCAGGATGTATTGCACTCTGCTTACTTTCCTCACTTTAGAGCACAAATGAACTGTGTTCCTGGTATGGTTACTGAATTTGCTTTCGTTCCAACTTATACAACTTCAGAGTACAGAGAGTTACCATTTATGGTAGAGAAAGTAGCGCACATCAATAAACTTAGAGCTGAAAAAAGTGCTGAGTTAGTTGCAAAAGGAGGTACAGCTTTAGATCCTTATACATTTGATTATTTATTATTATGTAATAAAATCTGTGGAGCTTCTCACTATAACATGCAGATGAAAGTTGTAGTTGATACACCAGAGGATTACAAAAAATGGTTAAGTGAAAAAACTACTTTAGCTCAGGATATTAAAGCTGCAAAGGCTGCTGAAAAACCAGCTGAAGGAGCTGCACCAACTACAGATACTGCTGCAAAAGTAATTGACACTGTTAAAACTGTTGTTGATACTGTTAAAGCGGCTGTAGCTAAAGTTGCGATGAAATAA
- a CDS encoding cytochrome c oxidase subunit I, which translates to MSAEAHGHDHGHDHEHEHHHKDTFITKYIFSIDHKMIAKQYLITGIVMGVIGIAMSLLFRMQLAWPEESFKIFNVLLGDKFAPDGVMANDIYLALVTIHGTIMVFFVLTAGLSGTFSNLLIPLQIGARDMASGFMNMISYWLFFLSAVVMLCSLFVEAGPASAGWTIYPPLSALPQAIPGSGTGMTLWLVSMAIFIASSLMGSLNYIVTVLNLRTKGMSMTRLPLTIWTFFVTAIIGVISFPVLLSAALLLIFDRSFGTSFFLSDIYIAGEVLHYQGGSPVLFEHLFWFLGHPEVYIVILPAMGLVSEIMATNARKPIFGYRAMIMSVLAIAFLSTIVWGHHMFISGMNPFLGSVFTFTTLLIAIPSAVKAFNWITTLWKGNLQFNPAMLFSIGMVSTFITGGLTGIILGDSTLDINVHDTYFVIAHFHLVMGISALYGMFAGIYHWFPKMYGRMLNKNLGYIHFWVTAVCAYGVFFPMHFIGLAGLPRRYYTNTNFPLFDDLQNVNVLITTFALVGGAFQLVFLYNFFSSIFYGKKAVQNPWKSTTLEWTTPVEHIHGNWPGEIPHVYRWPYDYSNPNHDVDFVPQNVPMKEGEEVLHH; encoded by the coding sequence ATGTCAGCAGAAGCGCACGGTCACGATCACGGACACGATCACGAGCACGAACATCATCATAAAGACACGTTCATTACTAAATATATTTTTAGTATTGATCACAAAATGATTGCTAAACAATACTTGATTACTGGTATTGTTATGGGAGTAATTGGGATTGCAATGTCCTTGCTTTTTAGAATGCAATTAGCGTGGCCAGAAGAGTCTTTCAAAATATTTAATGTTTTATTAGGAGATAAATTTGCACCTGATGGTGTAATGGCAAATGATATTTATCTGGCTTTAGTTACAATTCACGGTACCATCATGGTATTCTTTGTACTGACGGCAGGTTTAAGTGGAACGTTTAGTAACTTATTGATTCCGCTTCAAATTGGAGCACGAGATATGGCATCTGGATTTATGAATATGATTTCATACTGGTTGTTTTTCTTATCTGCAGTTGTAATGTTATGTTCATTATTTGTTGAGGCTGGACCAGCATCTGCAGGATGGACGATTTACCCTCCTTTAAGTGCATTGCCGCAAGCAATTCCAGGATCAGGAACAGGTATGACATTATGGTTAGTGTCTATGGCGATTTTCATCGCATCTTCTTTGATGGGATCTTTAAATTACATTGTTACTGTACTTAACTTAAGAACTAAAGGAATGTCTATGACTAGACTTCCTCTTACAATCTGGACATTTTTTGTAACAGCTATCATTGGTGTTATTTCGTTTCCAGTTTTATTATCTGCAGCGTTATTATTGATTTTTGATAGAAGTTTTGGTACTTCATTCTTCTTATCTGATATCTATATTGCAGGAGAGGTTTTACACTACCAAGGAGGTTCTCCAGTATTGTTTGAGCACTTATTCTGGTTCTTAGGTCACCCTGAGGTTTACATCGTAATCTTACCAGCGATGGGTCTTGTTTCAGAAATTATGGCTACAAATGCTCGTAAACCAATTTTTGGTTATAGAGCGATGATTATGTCAGTTCTTGCAATTGCATTTTTATCTACAATTGTTTGGGGTCACCACATGTTTATTTCAGGTATGAATCCTTTCTTAGGATCTGTATTTACTTTTACAACTTTATTGATTGCAATTCCTTCTGCTGTAAAAGCATTCAACTGGATTACGACTTTATGGAAAGGTAACTTACAATTTAATCCTGCAATGTTATTCTCTATCGGAATGGTTTCTACTTTCATCACTGGAGGTTTAACAGGGATCATTTTAGGAGATAGTACTCTAGATATTAACGTTCACGATACATACTTTGTTATTGCTCACTTTCACTTAGTAATGGGTATCTCTGCACTTTACGGAATGTTTGCTGGTATTTACCACTGGTTCCCTAAAATGTACGGAAGAATGTTAAATAAAAACTTAGGTTATATCCACTTCTGGGTAACTGCGGTTTGTGCTTATGGGGTTTTCTTCCCAATGCACTTTATCGGATTAGCTGGTTTACCAAGACGTTACTATACAAATACTAACTTCCCATTATTTGATGATTTGCAAAATGTGAATGTTTTAATTACAACATTTGCTCTTGTAGGAGGTGCATTCCAGTTAGTATTCTTATATAACTTCTTTAGCAGTATTTTCTACGGTAAAAAAGCAGTTCAGAACCCTTGGAAATCTACAACTTTAGAGTGGACAACTCCAGTTGAGCATATCCACGGAAACTGGCCAGGAGAAATTCCTCACGTATATCGTTGGCCATATGACTATAGTAACCCAAATCATGATGTAGATTTTGTTCCTCAAAATGTACCAATGAAAGAAGGTGAAGAAGTTTTACACCACTAA
- the ruvB gene encoding Holliday junction branch migration DNA helicase RuvB yields MNENLDPTTKGYNSEELDLEKRLRPLSFDDFAGQDQVLENLKVFVAAANQRGEALDHALFHGPPGLGKTTLANILANELQVGIKITSGPVLDKPGDLAGLLTNLDERDVLFIDEIHRLSPVVEEYLYSAMEDFKIDIMIESGPNARTVQINLNPFTLIGATTRSGLLTAPMRARFGISSRLQYYTTELLTTIVERSASILKTPIDLEAAIEIAGRSRGTPRIANALLRRVRDFAQIKGNGRIDIEISRYALKALNVDAHGLDEMDNKILLTIINKFKGGPVGLSTLATAVSESSETIEEVYEPFLIQEGFIMRTPRGREVTDKAYKHLGKINTNIQGGLF; encoded by the coding sequence ATGAATGAAAATCTAGATCCTACTACCAAAGGATATAACTCAGAAGAGTTAGATCTTGAAAAAAGATTGCGTCCGCTGTCATTTGATGATTTTGCCGGACAAGATCAAGTTTTGGAAAATTTAAAAGTCTTTGTTGCCGCTGCTAATCAGCGTGGTGAGGCGCTTGATCATGCGCTTTTTCATGGACCTCCTGGTTTAGGAAAAACTACTTTGGCAAATATATTGGCCAACGAACTGCAAGTTGGCATTAAAATTACTTCTGGTCCAGTATTGGACAAGCCTGGTGATTTGGCTGGTTTGCTAACAAACTTAGACGAAAGAGATGTTTTGTTCATTGATGAGATCCATCGCTTAAGTCCTGTTGTTGAAGAATATTTATACTCAGCAATGGAAGATTTCAAGATTGATATTATGATTGAATCGGGACCAAATGCTAGAACGGTGCAAATCAATTTGAATCCTTTTACTTTGATCGGAGCAACAACACGATCAGGATTGTTAACCGCTCCAATGCGTGCCCGCTTTGGAATATCTTCACGATTACAATATTATACTACTGAACTTTTAACCACTATTGTTGAGAGAAGTGCTTCTATCTTAAAAACGCCTATTGATCTAGAAGCTGCAATTGAAATTGCGGGCAGAAGCCGTGGTACTCCTCGTATTGCAAACGCGTTACTAAGACGAGTTCGTGATTTTGCTCAAATTAAAGGAAATGGAAGGATAGATATAGAAATTTCGAGATATGCCTTAAAAGCACTTAACGTAGATGCTCATGGCCTTGATGAAATGGATAATAAAATATTACTTACTATAATAAATAAGTTTAAAGGCGGTCCTGTTGGGCTTTCGACTTTGGCAACTGCGGTTAGTGAAAGCAGTGAAACTATTGAAGAAGTTTATGAGCCTTTCTTAATTCAGGAAGGATTTATCATGAGAACACCTCGAGGGAGGGAAGTTACAGATAAAGCCTATAAACATCTTGGAAAAATAAACACAAATATACAAGGAGGTTTATTTTAG
- a CDS encoding cytochrome P450, which translates to MSDKLKYTYPQNLSLLRFFKDAEGVRRNPIPFHRRYFEKFGDSFSIRIGLSKYIILSRDNEIAQHILVKNQKNYNKSKFQSVYLSKYLGKGLLTSDGDFWLKQRRLIQPAFHKQKMNQLVDNMNLTIASELNNLVEERPIDLFPVMSNLAFNVVAKSLFQLSNAENKFNRIKFIIEEVQNFLIKEIRLPHKAWWFSVSGQVKKHLKLAEENNTIIKEIIEERKASNEEINDLLNMLLETRYEDTGESMSIEQLIDEIKVLFIAGHETTANALTFTLYLLGRNPEVQQKVFEEIIEVESQTSNSIEQLQKMVYTNAVLNESMRLYPPAWITDRQNLEDDSLAQFKIKKDTLIGVSFYELHRNPKYWNNPDEFIPERFLGEQKKVSMQYFYPFGAGPRMCIGTGFAIYEMCLTISQIVKKYSIKSDNDTVQFNPLITLKPINVEVSFFKR; encoded by the coding sequence ATGTCCGATAAGTTAAAATATACTTACCCTCAGAATTTATCTTTACTAAGATTTTTCAAAGATGCCGAAGGTGTTCGTAGAAATCCGATTCCTTTTCATAGAAGATATTTTGAAAAATTCGGAGATTCTTTTTCTATTAGAATTGGTCTTTCTAAGTATATAATCTTGTCGCGAGATAATGAAATCGCGCAGCATATTTTGGTTAAGAACCAAAAGAATTATAATAAATCTAAATTTCAGTCGGTTTATCTTTCCAAATATTTAGGTAAAGGACTTTTAACCAGTGATGGTGATTTTTGGTTAAAACAGAGACGGCTTATTCAACCAGCTTTTCATAAACAAAAAATGAATCAGCTTGTTGATAATATGAATCTGACCATAGCTTCAGAATTAAATAATTTAGTTGAAGAAAGACCTATAGATCTTTTTCCGGTTATGAGTAATCTTGCATTTAATGTTGTCGCAAAATCTTTATTTCAGCTTTCGAATGCCGAGAATAAATTTAATCGCATTAAATTTATTATAGAAGAAGTGCAAAACTTCTTGATTAAAGAAATTAGACTTCCACATAAAGCTTGGTGGTTTTCAGTGAGTGGACAGGTCAAGAAACACCTTAAGTTGGCGGAGGAAAATAATACTATTATTAAGGAAATCATCGAAGAAAGAAAAGCTTCGAATGAAGAAATTAATGATTTATTGAACATGCTCCTAGAAACCCGATATGAAGATACGGGTGAAAGTATGTCTATTGAACAATTGATTGATGAAATTAAAGTGCTCTTTATTGCAGGTCATGAAACTACAGCAAACGCATTAACTTTTACACTTTATCTTTTGGGGAGAAATCCTGAAGTTCAACAAAAGGTGTTCGAGGAAATTATTGAGGTTGAATCGCAAACAAGTAATAGTATTGAACAGCTTCAAAAAATGGTCTATACAAATGCCGTTTTGAACGAGTCTATGCGTTTATATCCGCCAGCTTGGATTACTGACAGACAAAATCTAGAGGATGATTCTTTGGCTCAATTTAAAATTAAAAAAGATACTTTGATTGGAGTTTCTTTTTATGAATTGCACCGTAATCCAAAATATTGGAATAATCCTGATGAATTCATTCCAGAACGATTTCTTGGGGAACAAAAAAAGGTATCAATGCAATATTTTTATCCTTTTGGGGCAGGTCCAAGAATGTGCATTGGAACCGGATTTGCCATTTATGAAATGTGTTTAACGATATCTCAGATTGTTAAAAAGTATAGTATTAAATCTGATAATGATACCGTTCAGTTTAACCCATTAATCACTTTAAAACCTATTAACGTTGAAGTTTCATTTTTTAAACGATGA
- the queG gene encoding tRNA epoxyqueuosine(34) reductase QueG, which produces MSINSKETYSKFIKEEAKRLGFISCGISKAGFLEQEAPRLEKWLNNNHNGQMAYMENHFDKRLDPTLLVDDGKSVVSLLLNYYPDSIQNDESFKISKYAYGQDYHFVIKDKLKEFLHSIQENIGEVSGRAFVDSAPVLDKAWAAKSGLGWIGKNSNLITQKVGSFYFIAELIIDLELEYDHAVTDHCGSCTACIDACPTQAIVAPYIVDGSKCISYYTIELKENLPEEMKGKFDEWMFGCDTCQDVCPWNRFSKPHSEPLFNPNQDLLSFTKKDWIEITEETFRTVFKNSPIKRTKFDGLKRNINFLK; this is translated from the coding sequence ATGAGTATCAATTCAAAAGAAACATATTCAAAATTTATAAAAGAAGAAGCCAAAAGACTTGGGTTTATTTCTTGCGGAATTTCTAAGGCTGGTTTTCTGGAACAGGAAGCGCCAAGACTTGAAAAGTGGTTGAACAATAATCATAATGGCCAAATGGCCTATATGGAAAACCATTTTGATAAACGTTTAGATCCAACATTATTGGTTGATGATGGTAAAAGTGTTGTATCACTTTTACTTAATTATTATCCAGATTCAATACAAAATGACGAAAGTTTTAAGATATCGAAATATGCTTATGGACAAGATTACCATTTTGTAATTAAAGATAAACTAAAAGAGTTTCTACATTCTATTCAAGAAAACATCGGTGAAGTTTCCGGTCGAGCATTTGTCGATTCAGCACCAGTTTTAGATAAAGCCTGGGCAGCGAAAAGCGGGTTGGGCTGGATTGGAAAAAATAGTAATTTGATTACTCAAAAAGTTGGCTCTTTTTACTTTATTGCCGAACTTATCATTGATTTAGAACTAGAATATGACCATGCTGTTACAGATCATTGCGGTTCTTGTACTGCCTGTATTGATGCCTGTCCCACACAGGCAATTGTAGCTCCCTACATTGTTGATGGGAGTAAATGCATTTCTTATTACACTATCGAACTAAAAGAAAATCTTCCAGAAGAAATGAAAGGAAAATTTGATGAATGGATGTTTGGCTGTGACACTTGCCAAGATGTTTGCCCATGGAATCGATTTTCTAAACCTCACTCTGAACCTTTGTTTAATCCTAATCAAGATCTGCTTTCCTTTACTAAAAAGGACTGGATTGAAATAACAGAGGAAACCTTTCGGACAGTCTTTAAAAACTCACCTATCAAAAGAACAAAATTCGACGGCTTAAAACGTAATATTAATTTTTTAAAATAG